One Nostocoides sp. HKS02 genomic window carries:
- the dapF gene encoding diaminopimelate epimerase codes for MADQTAFTKGHGTENDFVLVPDLEGAQELTAAQVSWLADRRAGVGGDGVIRVVPTAAASDPDVLAQATQARWFMDYRNADGSLAEMCGNGTRVFAAYLRREGLETADEFAIATRAGVKIVRFEGPDLIAVNLGPWRLAQPVIAESEGFDALVHLDGHAPLSALSLDLGNPHTVVALPEGIDLDALDLHRAPVVNPAPPHGTNVELVRPLGSGHVRMRVHERGVGETRSCGTGAAAAALATRFWAEGRGDTWIVDVPGGRLRVRALPGQEVELAGPAVLVADGSVALEVRSS; via the coding sequence ATGGCTGACCAGACCGCCTTCACCAAGGGCCACGGCACCGAGAACGACTTCGTGCTCGTGCCGGACCTCGAGGGCGCCCAGGAGCTGACGGCCGCTCAGGTCAGCTGGCTCGCCGACCGCCGGGCCGGGGTCGGCGGTGACGGGGTGATCCGGGTCGTGCCGACCGCCGCAGCCAGCGACCCCGACGTGCTGGCTCAGGCAACCCAGGCCCGCTGGTTCATGGACTACCGCAACGCCGACGGCAGCCTCGCGGAGATGTGCGGCAACGGCACCCGGGTGTTCGCCGCCTACCTGCGCCGCGAGGGCCTGGAGACCGCCGACGAGTTCGCCATCGCGACGCGGGCCGGGGTCAAGATCGTCCGGTTCGAGGGCCCTGACCTCATCGCGGTCAACCTCGGCCCATGGCGGCTCGCCCAGCCCGTCATCGCCGAGAGTGAGGGGTTCGACGCCCTCGTCCACCTCGACGGCCACGCGCCGCTGTCGGCGCTCAGCCTCGACCTCGGCAACCCCCACACGGTCGTCGCGCTGCCCGAGGGCATCGACCTCGACGCGCTCGACCTGCACCGCGCACCGGTCGTCAACCCCGCACCACCGCACGGCACGAACGTCGAGCTCGTGCGTCCCCTCGGCTCGGGTCACGTCCGGATGCGCGTGCACGAGCGGGGGGTCGGTGAGACGCGGTCCTGTGGCACCGGGGCGGCCGCAGCGGCGCTGGCCACCCGGTTCTGGGCCGAGGGTCGCGGTGACACCTGGATCGTCGACGTCCCCGGCGGCCGACTGCGGGTGCGCGCGCTGCCAGGGCAGGAGGTCGAGCTCGCCGGACCGGCCGTTCTCGTGGCCGACGGCAGCGTCGCCCTCGAGGTGCGATCGTCCTAA